The window CGTGTACAAAGTCATCGAGCTCGTGGGGACCAGCAGCGACTCGTGGGAGAAGGCGGCCGCGGCCGCAGTGTCCCAAGCGGGACGGTCACTGCGCGACCTGCGCGTCGCCGAGGTCTCGGAGCTCGACCTCACGATCGAGGACGGCGAGGTCGCGAGCTATCGAGCCAAGCTCAAGGTCTCGTTCAAGTACGAGGGCGGCGACTAGGTCGCAACGCGGCCCGGCCGAGCCATCGAGCCGTCGGCCCGCGCCGCGCTCCGATCGGTTCACTGACTCGGACGCCGGCCGTCGTCAGATCAGGGTCAGGCCCCCGTCCACGGCGAGCACTTGCCCGGTGACGTAGCTGGCGTCGTCGGACAGGAGGAACAGCGTGGCGGCGGCGACCTCCCACGCCGTTCCCTGGCGACCGAGCGGCACCGGGGTCTGCTCGCGGGCTG of the Acidimicrobiia bacterium genome contains:
- a CDS encoding dodecin family protein, with the translated sequence MAESVYKVIELVGTSSDSWEKAAAAAVSQAGRSLRDLRVAEVSELDLTIEDGEVASYRAKLKVSFKYEGGD